One stretch of Oceanispirochaeta sp. M1 DNA includes these proteins:
- a CDS encoding M23 family metallopeptidase has translation MRLILRNSIFLIFLFTGTVLFAQYPLIQTTRSYSDDLFKQQQQETESWYYNDARGISTPPLSIYRYKTREEDSLIMIAASFNLPVDTVATINGIENMTEFKAGVELIIPSAPGLYLYKESDSSWITSLRHDLEGMDTIKLVLFKNGKRVEVEYYQGVNLPAAYKTRFVLPLFASPLDKRTITSVYGFRNHPVTGKWQLHTGTDYRAALNSPIYSCADGTVFSTGELEDYGKFVIIKHRNGYSSLYSHLDMILVSKNQKVLEGDMIAKSGNTGISTGPHLHFEIRQNGSPVDPENLLLKDRQ, from the coding sequence ATGAGACTCATCCTTCGAAACTCAATATTTCTCATTTTTCTCTTTACGGGTACAGTACTTTTTGCTCAGTATCCTCTGATTCAAACAACAAGAAGCTACAGCGACGATCTTTTTAAACAACAGCAGCAGGAAACCGAATCCTGGTACTACAATGATGCCAGGGGGATAAGTACCCCTCCTCTCTCCATCTACAGATATAAAACCCGGGAAGAAGATTCCCTTATTATGATTGCGGCCAGTTTCAATCTTCCTGTGGATACGGTAGCTACAATTAATGGTATTGAAAACATGACTGAATTCAAGGCGGGAGTAGAACTGATAATCCCTTCGGCTCCGGGACTATATCTTTATAAAGAATCTGATTCCAGCTGGATTACATCACTCAGGCATGACCTGGAAGGGATGGATACCATTAAACTTGTTCTTTTTAAAAATGGTAAAAGAGTCGAGGTGGAATATTATCAGGGTGTGAATCTGCCGGCAGCGTATAAAACCCGCTTTGTGCTGCCTCTTTTTGCCTCCCCTCTGGATAAAAGGACTATAACATCCGTATACGGGTTTAGAAATCACCCGGTTACAGGAAAATGGCAGCTTCATACAGGAACCGATTACAGAGCTGCTTTAAACTCTCCCATCTATTCCTGTGCCGACGGAACAGTTTTCTCTACGGGAGAACTGGAAGATTACGGAAAATTTGTTATAATTAAGCACAGAAACGGTTATAGTAGTCTATATAGTCATCTGGATATGATTCTGGTCAGCAAAAATCAGAAGGTCCTCGAAGGCGATATGATTGCAAAATCAGGCAATACAGGGATCTCCACAGGCCCTCACCTGCATTTTGAAATCAGGCAAAACGGAAGTCCCGTGGATCCTGAAAACCTGCTGCTGAAGGACAGGCAATGA
- a CDS encoding PHP domain-containing protein: MIDLHTHSTASDGTLTPTELIEQANKIGLSAIALTDHDTLDGLDEAASAAERLGIIFIAGIELEIKHHPGEFHLLGLGLEDWHNSSLALFLDEIREHRNNRNTQMVELIREDGIDISQEDLNNAAGGRIIARPHFAKVLVEKKVAKNIKHAFDRFLAVGQKFYLPKEVIDLEKGIKLIHEAGGKAVVAHPLSLYLSWGKMPAHFQIWKEMGLDGIEARHSGAKKNQMARFEKLAEEEGFLVTGGSDYHGKNRKDRALGKGGGFQPVPDELLTPFLRN; encoded by the coding sequence ATGATTGATCTACATACTCACTCCACTGCCTCAGACGGCACATTAACCCCTACAGAACTCATTGAACAGGCGAATAAAATAGGTCTTTCGGCCATTGCTCTGACCGATCATGATACTTTAGACGGTCTGGATGAGGCTGCCTCGGCAGCCGAACGGCTTGGTATTATATTTATTGCGGGGATTGAACTTGAAATTAAACATCATCCCGGAGAGTTTCACCTATTGGGACTGGGCCTTGAAGACTGGCATAATTCCAGTCTCGCACTGTTTCTTGATGAAATAAGGGAACACAGAAATAACCGGAATACCCAGATGGTTGAACTGATCCGTGAAGACGGTATTGATATTAGCCAGGAAGATCTTAATAATGCTGCAGGAGGGAGGATCATCGCCCGCCCCCATTTTGCCAAGGTTCTAGTTGAAAAAAAAGTAGCTAAAAATATAAAACATGCCTTTGACCGTTTTCTGGCTGTAGGACAGAAATTTTATCTTCCCAAAGAGGTGATAGATCTGGAAAAGGGTATCAAACTGATTCATGAAGCCGGGGGTAAGGCTGTTGTTGCCCATCCCCTCTCTCTCTACCTCTCCTGGGGTAAGATGCCGGCCCATTTCCAAATATGGAAAGAGATGGGACTGGATGGAATAGAGGCACGGCACTCAGGAGCCAAAAAAAACCAGATGGCCCGTTTTGAAAAACTGGCGGAAGAGGAAGGATTCCTGGTAACAGGAGGCTCCGACTATCATGGTAAAAACAGGAAAGACAGAGCACTTGGAAAGGGCGGCGGATTTCAGCCTGTCCCTGATGAGCTTTTAACACCTTTTTTAAGAAACTGA
- a CDS encoding cyclic nucleotide-binding domain-containing protein produces the protein MPPKAISFKANSIVYFKGDKGESVFILQRGKVSLNYLDIETGQEIHDFVQTGEFFGVKAAFGKYPHDETAVVLVDSTVIQFSVDDFEQLLSTNSRIIMKMLKVFSNQLRRIHKQVRSLMSVDEQVDAEKGLYSVGEYYFKNKKHDQAADAFNRYLIYYPAGQFVEEVRRKIDYAESQREFVQDAEQSPTPAAAPKPQYTIEKAIAIRDSGNMAEALKAFVRVAQAFPDHKSLAEFEAGICLYKIKKGNEAIKHFTAILKRNPAHDRMGEALYYIGKSYLMIDDKVKARGFLTKSSSLLEESSPEFRDAALIIEQMGGA, from the coding sequence ATGCCCCCTAAAGCCATATCATTTAAAGCAAACTCAATTGTCTACTTTAAAGGTGACAAGGGCGAAAGTGTTTTTATTCTTCAAAGAGGCAAGGTCTCCCTTAATTATCTGGATATTGAGACAGGTCAGGAAATACACGACTTTGTTCAGACCGGTGAGTTTTTCGGAGTTAAAGCCGCCTTCGGAAAATATCCCCATGATGAAACTGCAGTGGTCCTCGTAGACTCCACGGTCATTCAATTTTCTGTTGATGATTTTGAACAGCTTCTATCTACCAACAGCCGTATCATAATGAAGATGCTGAAGGTTTTCTCCAATCAGCTCAGGCGTATTCATAAACAGGTACGGAGTTTAATGTCTGTGGACGAGCAGGTGGATGCCGAGAAGGGGCTGTATTCTGTGGGGGAGTATTACTTCAAAAATAAGAAACATGATCAGGCGGCTGATGCATTCAACCGCTACCTGATCTATTATCCTGCTGGACAGTTTGTTGAAGAAGTCCGCCGTAAAATTGATTATGCTGAGAGCCAGAGAGAATTTGTTCAGGACGCTGAGCAAAGTCCCACTCCTGCGGCAGCTCCAAAACCCCAATATACAATTGAAAAAGCTATTGCTATCAGAGATAGCGGTAATATGGCTGAAGCCCTGAAAGCCTTTGTCCGTGTGGCACAGGCTTTTCCGGATCATAAATCCCTTGCCGAGTTTGAAGCAGGGATCTGCCTCTATAAAATTAAAAAAGGGAATGAAGCAATTAAACATTTTACAGCGATTCTGAAAAGAAATCCCGCTCATGACAGAATGGGAGAAGCTTTGTACTACATTGGAAAATCCTACCTTATGATTGATGACAAGGTTAAGGCCCGCGGCTTTTTAACAAAATCTTCATCACTCCTTGAAGAGAGCAGTCCCGAATTCAGGGATGCCGCCCTGATCATTGAACAGATGGGAGGTGCCTGA
- a CDS encoding Crp/Fnr family transcriptional regulator, producing MALDLSVFNRFAVTFKARSVIFCEYEPGDSFYLIQSGKVKIVKIFGEIEKTIDILQPGEFFGEMALLEEAPRSATIIAVEETKLLEFNRENFEILMQGNPQIALKLLKLFAKRIYDQKRRFQILTLEDVLARVADVFLMLSEGLVLDKEEEDQGKREFHTTIDDIAHWAGMSPEECRKTLDQFVSQRRLEVFDKRIVVKNINDFKRFVTSSRNKQEKTES from the coding sequence ATGGCCCTGGACTTATCCGTATTCAACAGATTCGCTGTAACATTCAAGGCCAGATCGGTAATCTTCTGCGAATATGAGCCGGGGGACTCCTTCTACCTGATCCAGTCGGGTAAGGTGAAAATCGTCAAAATATTCGGTGAAATTGAAAAAACTATTGATATACTCCAGCCCGGAGAATTCTTCGGAGAGATGGCACTTCTCGAAGAGGCACCCAGAAGCGCAACCATCATTGCCGTGGAAGAGACTAAACTTCTGGAGTTCAACAGAGAGAACTTTGAAATATTGATGCAGGGAAATCCTCAGATAGCCCTGAAACTTTTAAAACTCTTTGCTAAAAGAATTTATGACCAGAAAAGAAGATTTCAGATCCTCACCCTGGAAGATGTTCTTGCCAGAGTTGCAGATGTATTCCTGATGCTTTCAGAAGGACTTGTTCTGGATAAGGAAGAAGAAGATCAAGGAAAACGTGAGTTTCACACCACCATTGACGATATTGCCCATTGGGCAGGTATGAGCCCTGAAGAGTGCCGTAAAACCCTTGACCAGTTTGTATCACAGCGTAGGTTGGAAGTCTTTGATAAGAGAATCGTCGTCAAGAATATAAACGACTTTAAGCGCTTTGTAACATCAAGCAGGAATAAACAGGAAAAGACTGAATCCTGA
- a CDS encoding PilZ domain-containing protein: MSSNEHRKFYRADFKTHGYILMEDGEQIPFVLQNISLKGILVNLEDERLKKGDAYNLRIKLMSSDIEIDTTSVLVHEDDGEKGFFFREIDLDSMIHLRRLLELNTPNEGEIEKELSFLKDYS, encoded by the coding sequence ATGAGTTCCAACGAGCATAGAAAGTTTTACAGAGCCGACTTTAAAACACATGGTTACATACTGATGGAAGACGGGGAACAGATTCCTTTTGTACTGCAGAATATATCTTTAAAGGGTATTTTAGTTAATCTTGAAGATGAGAGACTGAAAAAAGGCGATGCATATAACCTCAGAATAAAGTTGATGTCTTCTGATATTGAGATTGATACAACATCTGTTCTGGTACATGAAGATGATGGAGAAAAAGGGTTTTTCTTCAGAGAGATTGATCTGGACAGCATGATTCACTTAAGAAGACTTCTTGAATTGAATACGCCCAACGAAGGTGAGATCGAAAAAGAACTTTCATTTTTGAAAGATTATTCCTAA
- a CDS encoding tyrosine-type recombinase/integrase, which produces MSDRFFLYKRKRSQNWYVRYKLSNGLYSSGKSLYTTDKSEAEYKALRWLHDNIPVTDTTQNGTSRNELLINNGIENLKKAILRQGDSDRILKILMNRGLVKAFTTPEESKTRFLDYLNEFWDYEKSAYVQDKLSHGQKIGQRRCKEALSNIRIHWEPYFNDKALVDLTRLEMQEFSLFLSSKSTLDKKGEPTGKKLAAASLNRIIGYGTIATAWGQQQGVIKDDPCAGLMRFSGKKKKRGILSDKEVDKLFSEGNWSNNEGAKLGNLLASQTGMRAGEIMALQIKDIKEDRIHVTHSYAREEGGLKSTKTGEEREIPILPETRRLLLDHAKTYPFNEIGPESFIFYSSEKPGIPIGTETFLKRLKAALRSIGIKDDEQKARNLTFHGWRHYYARKMVDVLDQRTAKLTGHATQEMLDHYSNHANEQDFQKAAQATAEVFGRVIPFTQEAAQ; this is translated from the coding sequence GTGAGCGACCGGTTTTTTCTTTATAAGAGAAAAAGAAGTCAGAATTGGTATGTGCGGTATAAACTCAGTAACGGTTTATATTCTTCTGGTAAAAGTCTTTACACGACAGATAAGAGTGAGGCTGAGTACAAGGCATTAAGGTGGCTTCATGACAATATTCCTGTCACTGATACCACCCAAAACGGAACATCAAGAAATGAACTACTCATTAACAATGGAATTGAGAACCTCAAAAAAGCCATTCTAAGACAGGGTGATTCTGACAGGATTCTGAAGATTCTGATGAATCGTGGCTTGGTAAAAGCTTTCACGACTCCTGAAGAGAGTAAGACAAGGTTTCTCGATTATCTGAATGAGTTCTGGGATTATGAAAAATCCGCCTATGTCCAGGATAAGCTATCTCATGGTCAAAAAATCGGACAGAGAAGATGCAAGGAAGCCCTTTCTAATATTCGGATACACTGGGAGCCTTACTTCAATGATAAAGCCCTGGTAGACCTTACACGGCTGGAAATGCAGGAATTCTCTCTTTTCCTCTCATCTAAAAGTACCCTTGATAAAAAAGGTGAGCCTACAGGTAAAAAACTGGCTGCAGCATCACTGAACAGGATTATAGGATACGGGACTATTGCGACAGCCTGGGGTCAGCAACAGGGGGTTATTAAAGATGATCCATGTGCTGGGCTAATGCGATTCTCCGGTAAAAAGAAAAAGAGAGGTATCCTTTCCGATAAAGAGGTGGACAAACTCTTTTCAGAAGGGAACTGGAGCAATAACGAAGGAGCCAAGCTGGGCAATCTTCTTGCCAGTCAAACCGGTATGAGAGCCGGAGAAATAATGGCACTCCAAATAAAAGATATCAAAGAGGATCGAATCCACGTTACTCATTCATACGCTCGAGAAGAGGGAGGACTCAAAAGCACAAAAACTGGTGAGGAGAGAGAAATCCCAATTCTTCCAGAGACCAGGAGATTATTACTGGATCATGCAAAAACATACCCGTTTAATGAAATAGGGCCGGAAAGCTTTATATTCTATAGTTCAGAGAAACCAGGTATCCCCATTGGAACAGAAACATTTCTTAAAAGACTCAAAGCTGCATTACGAAGCATCGGAATCAAAGATGATGAACAGAAGGCCAGAAATCTGACCTTTCATGGTTGGCGTCATTATTACGCCCGGAAGATGGTAGACGTTCTGGATCAGAGAACAGCCAAATTGACAGGACATGCCACACAGGAAATGCTGGACCATTACAGCAACCATGCAAACGAGCAGGACTTTCAGAAGGCCGCACAGGCCACTGCCGAAGTATTTGGAAGGGTCATCCCCTTTACTCAGGAGGCTGCACAATGA
- a CDS encoding helix-turn-helix domain-containing protein: MNNKNKAVYCSPREAAEILNTSYHNILRHLDEINHIRLGQKIFILKSSILPSENEK, translated from the coding sequence ATGAATAACAAAAACAAAGCTGTATATTGCAGTCCACGAGAAGCGGCGGAAATATTGAATACCAGTTATCACAATATTCTCAGACACCTTGATGAGATAAACCATATCAGGCTTGGTCAGAAAATCTTCATATTAAAATCTTCCATACTACCCTCGGAGAATGAAAAATGA